A window from Leptothermofonsia sichuanensis E412 encodes these proteins:
- a CDS encoding SHOCT domain-containing protein, which translates to MLSKPRSRKVAALLAFASAANPMPVSGLHKFYLRQPVWGIVYLLLAWTQIPKVASAIEGVWYLIQDSEEFDLKFNGGVSAEGEAILRSETVDPARVGAIAEAVRHLDELRADGLISEYEFEQKRRQLLDRIA; encoded by the coding sequence ATGTTAAGTAAGCCCAGAAGTCGTAAAGTTGCTGCTCTGCTGGCATTTGCCAGTGCTGCAAATCCTATGCCTGTTTCAGGATTGCACAAGTTTTATTTGCGGCAGCCAGTGTGGGGCATTGTGTACCTGTTGCTTGCCTGGACTCAAATCCCCAAAGTTGCCAGCGCGATTGAAGGGGTCTGGTACCTGATCCAGGACTCTGAGGAGTTTGATCTGAAGTTTAATGGAGGAGTATCGGCTGAGGGGGAAGCTATCTTGCGGTCAGAGACAGTTGACCCCGCCCGGGTAGGCGCGATCGCGGAAGCCGTGCGCCATCTGGATGAGCTGCGTGCTGATGGCTTGATTTCTGAGTACGAATTTGAACAAAAACGTCGCCAATTGCTTGATCGGATCGCATAA
- a CDS encoding J domain-containing protein has product MSPSSLSSDWLNQFSDPFAVLGVSITADDRRVLTRYRTVAKLLHPDSQASADEATKALASQLLARLVNPAYQKLKQEKGRAENAALVRFKVRRMVREAPLLPRSKLACELLQLPVNEVDVFYEQAISQLAETQYSPPTQFEGITQQIIELNLVYSQLKMGETLIREKRTGVVAAVEAKPIQFTPPVSDSPVTENYAQRHYRRAQEYMKKSNWKQAIQELRDAIKIESNKSEYYALLGAAYWCQNLPGMAKVYVNQALKLNPRDHLARQYASKLGIPIIADDARQNGTPTGNQRKSDNAKGGGLFGFFRSKK; this is encoded by the coding sequence ATGTCACCAAGTTCGCTTTCATCAGACTGGCTGAACCAATTCTCTGATCCCTTTGCAGTTTTAGGGGTGTCCATTACGGCAGACGATCGCCGCGTTCTCACCCGTTACCGGACGGTTGCCAAATTACTTCACCCGGATAGTCAAGCCTCTGCTGACGAAGCGACTAAAGCACTCGCGAGTCAACTGCTGGCTCGCCTGGTCAACCCTGCTTACCAGAAGCTGAAGCAGGAAAAGGGACGAGCAGAAAATGCCGCCCTGGTGCGCTTTAAGGTACGGCGGATGGTTCGGGAAGCCCCCCTCTTACCCAGGAGCAAACTGGCCTGTGAGCTACTTCAGCTTCCAGTCAATGAAGTCGATGTGTTCTATGAACAGGCAATTTCTCAACTTGCCGAAACCCAATACAGTCCTCCCACCCAGTTTGAGGGCATCACCCAACAAATCATTGAGTTAAACCTGGTCTATTCCCAGCTCAAAATGGGTGAAACCCTGATTCGAGAAAAGCGCACCGGAGTGGTAGCTGCGGTAGAGGCAAAACCGATTCAATTCACACCGCCAGTATCCGACTCACCGGTCACTGAAAACTATGCCCAGCGTCACTACAGGCGGGCACAGGAGTACATGAAGAAAAGCAACTGGAAGCAAGCTATCCAGGAACTCCGGGATGCGATCAAGATCGAGTCGAATAAAAGTGAGTATTATGCGCTACTGGGGGCGGCTTACTGGTGCCAGAACCTGCCTGGAATGGCAAAGGTTTATGTGAATCAGGCATTAAAGCTGAATCCCCGTGATCATCTTGCCCGCCAATATGCTTCAAAGCTTGGGATTCCAATCATTGCTGATGATGCCAGACAAAATGGCACCCCAACGGGTAACCAGCGGAAGTCTGATAACGCAAAGGGAGGCGGACTGTTTGGGTTTTTTCGATCGAAAAAATAG
- the lepB gene encoding signal peptidase I — protein MTIENTPEQPPASSSAQPAWKGWLENAQILFIALILALLIRAFVAEPRYIPSDSMVPTLAIGDRLVVEKMSYRFRTPESGEIVVFDPPPQLQIQGYARDQAFIKRIIGTPGQTVLVQNGTVYLDQQPLQESYIAAPPNYLWGPAEVPPHSYFVMGDNRNNSNDSHIWGFLPEANIIGRAWFRFYPFNRIGLIEKER, from the coding sequence ATGACTATCGAAAACACACCTGAACAACCACCAGCGTCATCGTCTGCCCAACCTGCCTGGAAGGGGTGGCTGGAAAATGCTCAGATCCTCTTTATTGCCCTGATTCTGGCACTCTTGATCCGGGCCTTTGTCGCAGAACCCCGCTACATTCCTTCCGATTCAATGGTGCCAACCCTGGCGATTGGCGATCGCCTGGTGGTTGAAAAAATGTCCTATCGATTTCGGACGCCGGAGTCCGGTGAAATCGTGGTGTTTGACCCGCCTCCCCAGCTTCAAATTCAGGGCTATGCCAGAGATCAGGCGTTTATCAAGCGCATCATTGGCACACCTGGACAGACTGTTTTGGTCCAGAATGGTACTGTTTACCTGGATCAACAACCTCTTCAGGAATCCTATATCGCTGCCCCCCCCAATTATCTCTGGGGACCTGCTGAAGTACCCCCCCATTCTTACTTTGTGATGGGCGACAACCGCAACAACAGCAATGATTCCCACATTTGGGGATTTTTGCCCGAAGCAAATATCATTGGGCGTGCCTGGTTCCGGTTTTATCCATTCAACCGGATTGGGCTGATTGAGAAGGAGAGGTGA
- a CDS encoding M16 family metallopeptidase, whose translation MTSTLLKLPQVQALNAPTIHRLSNGLTIVAEQIPVEAVNLNIWLNVGSAVEPDAINGMAHFLEHMIFKGTQKLQSGEFERRIEERGAVTNAATSHDYTHYYITTAPQHFADLAPLQIDVVMNASIPDDGFERERHVVLEEIRRSQDNPRRRTFQHATEVTFERLPYRRQVLGPASVIAGLVPQQMRDFHAHWYQPQSITAVAVGNLPVEQLIRIVEQGFSEAIGTQPSVPGTPSSISPLRSPGSFVPEDPFQQKVRRELIDPSLQQARLVMTWRVPGLNDLPRTYALDVLASVLGHGRTSRLVQDLREQRGLVSSISASNLCYQHQGAFYISAHLPEENLAVVEAAIAQHIRALQEELITEWEIARVRTRVANHFIFGNETPSDRSGIYGYYQSLMGTLAPALTYPALIQALNAGHLRDAAGQYLSPEAYGAVVIRPGK comes from the coding sequence ATGACTTCAACCCTGCTCAAGCTTCCCCAGGTTCAGGCGCTCAATGCTCCTACTATCCATCGTTTATCTAATGGTTTGACCATTGTGGCTGAACAGATTCCTGTCGAGGCCGTCAATCTGAATATCTGGCTCAACGTTGGATCAGCGGTCGAGCCGGATGCGATCAACGGCATGGCTCATTTTCTGGAACATATGATCTTTAAGGGAACCCAGAAATTGCAAAGTGGGGAGTTTGAACGTCGAATTGAAGAGCGGGGAGCGGTCACCAATGCAGCTACCAGCCATGACTACACCCATTACTACATCACCACGGCTCCCCAGCATTTTGCTGACCTGGCTCCCCTGCAAATTGACGTGGTCATGAATGCCAGTATCCCCGATGATGGGTTTGAGCGGGAGCGGCATGTGGTTTTGGAAGAAATTCGGCGATCGCAGGACAACCCCCGGCGGCGAACCTTTCAACATGCCACCGAGGTCACCTTTGAGCGTCTTCCCTATCGCCGCCAGGTGCTTGGACCGGCTTCAGTCATTGCCGGACTGGTTCCCCAGCAAATGCGAGATTTCCATGCTCACTGGTATCAACCCCAGTCCATTACAGCGGTGGCTGTGGGCAATTTGCCCGTCGAACAACTGATTCGAATTGTTGAACAGGGGTTTTCGGAAGCAATCGGCACGCAGCCCTCAGTTCCTGGCACCCCCTCCTCAATTTCTCCCCTTCGATCACCCGGTTCCTTCGTACCAGAGGATCCTTTCCAGCAGAAGGTACGGCGCGAATTAATCGATCCCAGCCTGCAACAGGCCCGTCTGGTGATGACCTGGCGCGTGCCAGGGTTGAATGATCTGCCCCGCACCTATGCCCTGGATGTGCTGGCATCGGTTCTGGGCCATGGCCGCACTTCACGATTGGTGCAAGACTTGCGAGAACAACGCGGACTGGTTTCCAGTATCTCTGCCAGTAACCTGTGTTACCAGCACCAGGGAGCCTTCTACATTTCAGCCCATTTGCCGGAAGAAAATCTGGCGGTTGTGGAAGCTGCGATCGCCCAACACATCCGCGCCCTCCAGGAAGAGTTGATTACCGAATGGGAAATTGCCCGGGTTCGGACTCGCGTAGCCAATCACTTCATTTTTGGCAATGAAACTCCCAGCGATCGCTCTGGTATCTATGGCTACTATCAGTCATTGATGGGGACGCTGGCACCGGCGCTCACGTATCCAGCGTTGATTCAGGCACTCAATGCCGGGCATTTAAGAGATGCTGCCGGTCAATATTTATCGCCAGAGGCCTATGGCGCAGTGGTGATTCGGCCCGGAAAGTGA
- a CDS encoding DUF1825 family protein, protein MGFFDSEIIQQEARQLFEDYQSLMKLGEDYGKFDREGKKLFIEQMEAIMDRYRIFMKRFELSEDFMAQMTVEQLKTQLGQFGVTPQQMFDQMHRTLERMRSEVEKMP, encoded by the coding sequence ATGGGATTTTTTGACTCTGAGATTATTCAACAGGAAGCCAGGCAGCTATTTGAGGATTACCAGTCGCTCATGAAGCTGGGCGAAGACTATGGCAAGTTTGACCGTGAGGGTAAAAAGCTCTTCATCGAACAGATGGAAGCCATTATGGATCGTTACCGCATTTTTATGAAGCGGTTTGAGCTATCCGAAGACTTTATGGCTCAGATGACTGTGGAGCAACTGAAAACCCAGTTGGGTCAGTTTGGGGTGACTCCTCAGCAAATGTTTGACCAGATGCATCGCACCTTAGAGCGGATGCGATCAGAGGTTGAAAAAATGCCGTAG
- a CDS encoding helix-hairpin-helix domain-containing protein: MAFLDWISTAQSRLKAIAPYPSLRSQILNNPYYRFQTLEEVELAASLGVKIDANQAGVDDWLRLPGLSIHQARTLTELAQSGVQFHCLEDLAAALGIPIQRLKPLEPVIQFCYYDGSSVYTIKPVNPNTATVEMLLRIPRVDLYLARAIVENRIQGPYRNLIHLQRRLSLPGELTADLMHYLKF, translated from the coding sequence ATGGCATTCCTGGATTGGATTTCTACTGCTCAGTCGCGCTTGAAGGCGATCGCGCCCTACCCATCCCTGCGCTCCCAGATCCTGAACAACCCCTACTATCGGTTTCAAACCCTGGAAGAAGTGGAACTGGCGGCCAGCCTGGGCGTCAAGATTGATGCCAATCAAGCCGGAGTGGATGACTGGCTACGGTTACCGGGGTTGTCTATTCATCAGGCCCGCACCCTGACAGAACTGGCTCAGTCTGGTGTTCAGTTTCATTGCCTGGAAGACCTGGCAGCCGCTCTGGGTATCCCTATTCAGCGGCTCAAACCCCTGGAACCTGTGATTCAATTTTGCTATTACGATGGCAGCAGTGTTTACACCATCAAACCGGTTAACCCCAACACCGCCACCGTTGAGATGTTGTTAAGAATTCCCAGGGTAGACCTGTACCTGGCACGGGCGATCGTCGAGAACAGAATCCAGGGACCTTACCGCAACCTGATTCATCTCCAGCGACGACTCTCCCTCCCTGGCGAACTAACGGCTGACCTGATGCACTATTTGAAGTTTTAA
- a CDS encoding MliC family protein produces the protein MNRAIAPLLVALTFSTSLVTACPVSAQQDAPAAEPVSEPTPADDSEPSVINGVRYRCDDGKGFTADYLSNNTVRATFGTRVFVLPQVVSASGIRYSDGSVTLNSKGDEAFVEVGDKVLFKNCVAVQTLQGQTIEGLW, from the coding sequence ATGAACCGAGCGATCGCCCCCCTCCTGGTAGCGCTCACCTTTTCAACCAGCCTGGTGACTGCCTGCCCTGTCTCTGCTCAACAGGACGCGCCCGCTGCCGAACCCGTTTCTGAACCTACTCCCGCTGATGACTCAGAACCCTCGGTGATTAATGGTGTCAGGTATCGGTGTGATGACGGCAAGGGCTTTACCGCCGACTATTTGTCCAACAACACCGTGCGGGCAACCTTTGGCACTCGCGTTTTTGTGCTGCCCCAGGTGGTTTCAGCTTCTGGAATCCGCTATAGCGATGGTAGCGTTACCCTCAATTCCAAAGGAGATGAGGCATTTGTTGAGGTCGGAGATAAGGTTCTGTTCAAAAACTGTGTGGCAGTACAGACCTTACAGGGGCAGACCATTGAAGGCTTGTGGTAG